TTACTTCTGTTTTAGATTTCTGTATTCCTGTTAAAATAGGTTCAATAATATTAGAACCATAAGGTAGATTAAAAGTGTATTTACCATTTTTATCTGTTGATGTATAGATGTTTTTATCTCTAACAAATAAAACGACATTAGCAATTGATTCTCCTGTAATACTATTTTTTACAGTACCAGATAATTTGTAGTTTTTCTGTTTAGCAAGATTATTTTCTTTACCTATTTTAATTCTTTTTATATAAGAATTAGTTATAGCATTGTTGGTTGAAATAAGAATAGGAGCTGTTTTTTTATCTTCAGAAATGTTCTCTGTTTCAGACACTGTAGATTCAATAGTTTCTTGGTAAACACTATCATAAATTAAGCTGTTTTGTGTTAAAATGATATCGACATTATTTAGAATGTAATAATTTAGATTGGTGTTTTCTAAAAGAGCTTCTAAAATTTTAGTGATAGAACTGTTTGTAAACTTTAAACTTACTTGAGTTTCTTTGTTAAACCATTTATCGATGTAGAAGAATTTGTAATTAGTTTTACTTTCTATTAAACTTATAGCTTCTAATTGTGTTAATTGGTTAAAGTCAATAGAGATTTGTTCTTTTTCTTGAGCATAAAATTTAATACTTAAAAAAAGAAGAATGATTATGAATTTTTTGTTCATTTATTAATACATTTTTTTAGCAATTCAATCATAAAAACATCTGGGGTATTTTCAATTTTTTTTGAGTTAACTTTATAATAGCTTCGTATAATATCCTTTTTATTAGGGAATAGTTGCATCCAATATTTTTTATTTTTGATAATGGTATAGGCTCCATTATGATAAATAAAATACTTATTATCGGGTTTAAATTTATTGTAAGAAAACTTTGTAGATGTTTTACTTATTCTTTCTTTATAATATTTTTTATATAGGATGAAATCGTCTTTCAGTAATAATTTCCGACTGAATCCAAAATCATTTAGTTTCATAAAATGATTACCATTTAAATAAAACTGACTAATTTTTTCTTTTTCTAAAAGCAAAGGATAGTTTTCGTTTACTGAAGGAATCTTTACGATAATATTATCTTCAAAAACATCATATTTTATTGGAACGTTGTAATAGGTCTGCTCATCATATACAATATCTCCATTATGAAAGTTGTTGTCTATTAAAAAATGATGATTGCCTTTAAGTGTTCTATATTGTTCTATGTATATAACTCCATTATTTATAGGTAAGTTATGCTGACCCACAATAGAATCTAGCCAAATAGATGCTTCTTTTTTTGTCGCATTTTGTGATAAAAAGGTAGTAGCATATAGTAAAAAAAAGAGGGTAATTTTTTTCATATAAGAAATTTGAATCTTTAATGATTTTAGGGTTTGTATTTATAAAGGTAATAATTAAAAAGTCATATGAAAGTTTAGTTGCAGTTTTAACTTTTTAAAGCTTCTTTATTTAAAGAGCTATTAACTTTATAATCTCTAGAGTGTAGATTGATAGAGACAAAAAGTTAACCACAAAAAAAAGCATCGTAATTAAACGATGCTTTTCAATATTATAGATTCCTACTTACTTAGTAGGAATAATTAAATGTACACTGCGTGTACTAGTTATTCAGCATTACAGGCATCACAAGCATTGTAACTTGTTCACCTTCATCTGTACCGTCAATAGGAGTTAAAATTCCTGCTCTGTTTGGTAAAGACATTTCAATTAAAACTTCGTTAGAACTTAAGTTGTTTAACATTTCGCTTAAAAAACGAGAGTTAAAACCAATTTGCATATCATCACCTTGATAATCGCAACTTAAACGTTCGTCAGCTTTGTTAGAGAAATCTAAATCTTCAGCAGAAATATTTAATTCTGTTCCTGCCATTTTTAAACGAATCTGGTGAGTCGTTTTACTAGAGAAAATAGAAACACGTCTTACAGAGTTTAAGAAAGAAGCTCTATCAACAGTTAATTTATTTGGATTCTCTTTTGGAATTACAGCTTCGTAATTAGGATATTTTCCGTCAATTAAACGACAAACTAAAACGATATTATCAAAAGTGAATTTTGCGTTAGCGTCATTATATTCAATAGTTACTTCGCTATCAGAACCACCTAAAATTCCTTTTAATAAATTTAAAGGTTTCTTTGGCATAATGAATTCTGCAGTTTGATCTGCAGTAACATCAGTTCTAGAATATTTTACTAATTTATGAGCATCTGTTGCAACAAAAGTTAAACTTTGTGAACTAAATTGAAAGAATACTCCACTCATTACTGGTCTTAAATCATCATTACCAGCAGCAAATATTGTTTTAGAAATTGCTGTTCCTAATATACTTGCAGGAACAACTGTTTTACTTGGTGATGGTAAAGAAACCGCTTTTGGAAACTCATCTCCACTAAAATAAGCCATGTCATATTTACCTTGATCAGAGCTAATTTCAATAGCATTATCACCTTCCGTTTTAAACGTTAAAGGTTGATTAGGAAATGTTTTTAAAGTATCTAATAATAAACGAGCAGATACAGCTATAGAACCAGAACTTTCACTTTCTACTTCAACTACAGAACTCATAGTTGTTTCTAAATCTGATGCAGAAACTTTTAGTTCATTTTCAGATAATTCAAATAAAAAGTTGTCTAAAATTGGTAATGTGTTGTTACTATTTATAACGCCTCCTAAAACCTGTAATTGTTTTAATAATTGCGAACTAGATACAATAAATTTCATGTAATGTCTTTTCTTAGTTTGTTTTACAAATATATTCTAAATAAGTGACTTTAAAAATTATTTTATTAACAGGTTATTAGCATTTTGTTGATGAATTCATAAACGTTATAATTATGTTAATTCAACTTTTAAGGGACATAAAAAACCTATTTTTGTCACTACCACGAAACCAATTACATGAAAAAAACTACGATTTTTATATTTACATTTTTGTTGATATCATTGAGTTTATTCGCTCAAAAGCCACAAAAATTAACTTCGAATCAGATTTACGAGAAAATTCAAAAACTAAACTTTTTAGGAACCGCTTTATACATTGCTGCACATCCAGATGATGAAAATACGCGATTAATTGCATATTTAGCAAATAACGTAAAAGCAAGAACTGGCTATTTATCGCTAACAAGAGGCGATGGAGGTCAGAATTTAATTGGTCCAGAAATTAGAGAATTGTTAGGCGTAATTAGAACTCAAGAATTATTAGCCGCAAGAAGCGTAGATGGAGGAGAACAGTTTTTTAGTAGAGCAAATGATTTTGGTTATTCGAAACATCCAGATGAAACCTTAGAAATTTGGAATAAAAAAGAAGTTTTAAGTGATGTTGTTTGGGCAATTAGAACTTTTAAACCAGATGTAATTATTAATAGATTCGATCATAGAACTCCAGGTACAACACATGGTCATCATACAGCTTCTGCGATGTTAAGTGTTGAAGCTTTTGATCTTGCAAATGATAAAACAAAATATGCTAAACAACTTAAATATACGAGTGTTTGGCAACCAAAACGTTTGTTTCAAAATACATCTTCTTGGTTTTATAGAGGAAGAGAAGATGAATTTAAAAAAGCAACCGAAGGTTTTACGAAATTCAATATTGGAGTTTACTATCCTTTAAAAGGAGTTTCTAATAATGAGCTAGCTTCAATGGCAAGCAGTCAACATTTATGTCAAGGTTTTGGGCGATTAACAACAAGAGGAGAACAAACTGAATATGCTGAGTTATTAAAAGGAAATCCTTTAAAAGATAAAACGGATATTTTTTCAGGAATAAATACTACTTGGAATCGTGTGAAAAACGGAGGAGAAATAGGAACTATTTTATATGAAATTGAAAATAATTTCGATTTTGTAAATCCGTCTAAACATTTACCAAAATTGATGGAAGCGTATCAATTGATTCAAGAATTAAAGGACAATCATTGGCGAGTAATTAAAGAAAAGCAAATTAAAACAATTATTGAAGGGTGTGCTGGTTTGTATTTAGAAGCTTCTGCTGTGAGTTCTTCAGGAACACCAAATTCTACTATTGAAGTTAATTTTGAAGCTTTAAATAGGAGTGATGTAAATATTGAATTGACTTCAATTACATCAACAATTGATAACAAAACGGTTTCTAAAGAATTAGATTTAGAATTGAATAAAAAAATCAATTTTAAAGAGACAATCAACTTAAAAGCAAAGAGTTTTTCTGATCCTTATTGGTTGCGAAAAGAAGCTTCTTTAGGAATGTACAATGTAGATGATCAATTATTGATTGGAAATCCAGAAACACCAAGACCAGCAAAAATTGATTTCAATTTAATTATTGATGATGTAGCTATTTCTATCACAAAAAATGTGGTGAGAAGGTATGCAGAACGCGATAAAGGTGAAATTTATGAGCCTTTCGAAATTTTACCTAGAGTTACTACAAAACTAAAAGATAAAGTACTTATTTTTTCTGATGATGTTGTTAAAAAAGTTTTGGTTGAGGTAAGAGCAGGGGCAAATAATGTTTCTGGAAATGTGAGTTTAAAAGTACCAACAAGTTGGATGGTTTCTCCAAAAGAAATTGCTTTTAATATCAATCAAAAGAACGATAAAAGAACTGTAGCATTTTTTGTAACTCCACCAAAAAATCAATCTGAAGGAAAGTTAGAAGTAATTGCTACTTCAGAAGGAAAAACATACAAAAAGGAGTTGATTGAAATCAATTATAATCACATTCCTAAACAATCAGTTTTATCAAATTCTGAAGCTAAAATTGTTCGTTTAAACATTAAAAAAGCAGGAGATAAGATTGGTTATATAAAAGGAGCTGGAGATGTTGTTCCAGAAAGTTTACGTCAAATTGGGTATTTTGTAGAAAATATTAATCCATTAGAAATTAATGAGAAAAACTTATTAAAATATGATGCCATTGTTTTAGGAATTAGAGCTTATAATGTTGTGAAGGAATTGAAATTCAAGCAAAAATTCTTGTTAGAATATGTAGCAAAAGGAGGAAACATGATTGTGCAGTACAATACAAATAGAAGAGTAGATGTTGCTGCGCCTTTTTCATTAAGTCTTTCGAGAGATAGAGTTACTGATGAATTTGCTGAGGTTCGGATTTTAGATAAAAATAATTCCCTTTTAAATTTCCCAAATAAAATTACAAACGAAGATTTTAAAGGTTGGGTGCAAGAACGTGGATTGTATTTTCCTGATTATTGGAGTAGAGAATACACACCAATTTTATCTATGAACGATAAAGGTGAAACTGCTAAAAATGGAAGTTTGCTAATTGCGAAATATGGAAAAGGAAATTACATTTATACAGGTTTAAGTTTCTTTAGAGAATTGCCTGCAGGAGTTTCTGGAGCTTATAAATTATTTGCGAATTTGTTGTCTGTTGGGAAAGAATAGATTGAAAGTTACAAAGTTTTAAAGTTGCAAAGTTCAGGATTCGTGTTGTCATTCCTGTGAAAACAGGAATCCATAATAAGTGATTTTAGAAAACTATATTTTCGGAAATAAATAAAGTTGGCAAATAAGTTTAGCCCTGATTGAAACGGCATCCTTTTTTATTTTTCATAAAAAAGATATAGTGGAAAGCAGGAAATAGCTTCAAAAAAATAAAACAAAATAGAATGAAAGGACAAAAATATACCTGGAAAAAAGAGTATTCATTGGTTTTAATAGCGAATGTAATTTACATTATCGCGTTTTATTTTATCACTAATTATTTTACGGTTTAATTGATGGAGATAGAAAGCAAATTACACGCAGTAGACTGGATAATTTTATCTGTAACATTAATTTTTATTGTTGCTTACGGAACTTACGTAACCAGAAAAAACGACAATGTTACCGATTATATAAAAGGTGGAAGTGACTCGAAATGGTGGACAATTGGTTTGTCTGTAATGGCAACGCAAGCGAGTGCAATAACGTTTTTATCAACTCCAGGACAAGCTTTTCATAGCGGAATGGGGTTTGTGCAATTTTACTTCGGATTGCCAATTGCAATGGTGATTATTTGTGTGGTTTTTATACCAATTTATCACAAATTAAAAGTGTACACTGCATATGAGTTTTTAGAAGGAAGATTCGATTTAAAAACCAGAAGTTTAGCCGCAATTTTGTTTCTAATTCAGAGAGGTTTGGCAGCAGGAATTACCATTTTTGCGCCTGCAATTATTTTAAGTGCAGTTTTAGGTTGGGATTTATTAACGTTAAATATTATCATCGGTTTTTTAGTAATTATTTATACGGTTTCTGGAGGAACAAAAGCAGTAAATGTTACTCAGAAACAACAAATGATTATCATTTTTATTGGAATGTTAATCGCGTTTTTTATGATTATGAGTCAGCTTCCAGAAAATATTACGTTTACGAAAGCATTGGAAATTGCTGGAGCAAGTAATAAAATGAAAGTGCTAGATTTCTCTTTTGATTTAAGCAATCGTTATACAGTTTGGACAGGTATTCTTGGTGGAACTTTTTTAATGTTATCGTATTTTGGAACAGACCAAAGTCAGGTGCAGCGTTATTTATCTGGGAAATCCGTTAGAGAAAGTCAGTTAGGTTTAATTTTTAACGGATTGTTAAAAGTGCCAATGCAGTTTTTTATTCTGTTAATTGGTGTTATGGTTTTTGTTTTTTATCAATTTAATGCTTCTCCTTTAAACTTTAATCCGACTGCAAATGCTGCAATTGCAAATTCTGAATATGTAGAAGAATATCAAGCATTAAAAGATGAACATACTATTATAGAAAATGATAAAAGGTTGTTGTTTTCTGATGGGTTTCAGGTTGAAGAAAAAGACAGAATTCTAGAATTAAATACTAGAGATTTAGAGTTAAAAGCCGCCGCGAAAGAAATTATAAAAAAGGTTGATGAAAAATCAATAGATAAAATAGAATCGAACGATAAAGATTATGTGTTTATTCATTTTATTTTAAACAATTTACCAAGAGGATTAATCGGACTTTTATTGGCGGTAATTTTATCTGCAGCAATGTCTTCTACAGCATCAGAATTAAATGCGTTGGCAAGTACAACGGCCATCGATTTGTATAAGCGAAATGTAAAAGGAGATAGGAGCGAAGAGCATTATGTAAAAGCATCAAAATGGTTTACGTTGGCTTGGGGAATCATTGCCATTTCGGTGGCTTGTGTCGCCAATTTATTCGATAATTTAATTCAGTTAGTAAATATTATTGGGTCTATTTTCTATGGAAATGTTTTAGGGATTTTCTTGTTAGCATTCTTTGTTAAATATGTTACAGGAAATGCTGTTTTTATAGCAGCATTAATTACTCAAGCTTTAATTATTATCGTATTTTTACTTGATTGGTTGCCTTATTTATGGTTGAATTTATTAGGATGTGTTTTAGTAATGGGAATTGCAATTATACTACAAACATTTATTCCTACTAAAGAGGGCGACAACGGTGATTTAGAAACAATAGGAATTGAGTAAATTATGAAAAATAAAAAGATACGTTGGGGAATTATTGGTCTTGGAAACATCGCTAATAAATTTGCTACAGATTTAGCAACTATAGAAAATGCAGAGTTAGTTGCCGTTGCTTCTAGAAGTCAAGAAAATGCTGATGAGTTTGCTAAGAAACATAACTCAAAAAAAGCGTATAATTCTTATTTAGATTTAGCAAAAGATGCTGAGGTTGATGCTGTTTATATTGCAACTCCACATAGTTTTCATAAAGAACATGCGATACTTTGTTTAAAAAATAAGAAAGCAGTTTTATGTGAAAAACCTTTTGCAATGAATTTGCAAGAAGTCGAAGAAATGATTGGGGTGGCAAAAGAGAATAATGTCTTGTTAATGGAAGCTTTATGGACTTATTTTTTACCTCATTATACGTATGTTTTAGAAAGTCTTAAAAATGAAAAATTCGGAAAACTTTTAAAACTAGAAGCTGATTTTGGTTTCTCCAGAGCATTTGATAATAATAGTAGATTGTTTAAGAAAGAAGTTGGTGGTGGAAGTTTATTAGATATTGGTATTTATCCCATTTTTGCTGCTTTATCTACTTTAGGTAAACCAAATTCTATAAAAGCAGATGCTACTTTTTTTGATAATGGAGCAGACTCAGAATGTAATATGATTTTTAAATACAATGAAACAGAAGCTCTTTTAAAAAGTACTTTGGTAGAAGATACTGCTACAGAAGCAACTTTTACTTGTGAAAGAGGAATTATAAAAATAAATACGATGTTTCATATGCCAACAACTGTAACGATTACAGTAAACGGTAAAGATGAAATTATTGACTTTAATTATAAAACGATTGGTTATAATTTTGAAACAATACATTTTAATAATCTTCTAAGAACAAATAAAAAAGAAAGTGATGTTATGACTTTTGAGTTTTCTAGAAACTTAATAAAAACGTTAGATTCAGTTAGAAAAATTATTGGTTTGGAGTATTAGTATTTGTGAAATTCTAGACAGTTTTTCTGCCTATAAATCGAACTACTTTACTTTTTGCAGTATGATATTTTCCTTCATTTAATTCGATTTCTTTTTCTTCCAATAAAATTATTTCAAAATGTGGAAACTCCTTTTTTATAGCATCCACAGAAAATAACATATCAATGTTTTTTGGGCCACCAGCATTTGGGTTTTCTTTCTGAAGTTCTAAATGATTTTTGCTAAAACCCTCAAGAATTAAATAACCATTTGGTTTAATTAATTCGGCAATTTTATTATGATATTTGGAACTAATATTTGGAGGGAAATGCGCGAAAATCAATGCAGCTACATCAAACTTTTCTTTAGTTAGTTTTAAGTCAAAAAAGGCACCAACTTCATAATTTATTGCAACATTTTCTTTTTTTGCAAGTTTTAAGGCTTTGTTTCTTCCTTCAATACTAATATCAAAAGCAAATACTTCTAAGCCTTTTTTTGCAGCATAAATAGCATTTCTACCTTCTCCTTCTGCGGGTAACAAAATTTTACCTTCTATATTATATTTATCTAGCGTTTCTTGAAAGAATTGATTAGGTGC
The window above is part of the Polaribacter sp. SA4-12 genome. Proteins encoded here:
- a CDS encoding sodium:solute symporter, whose protein sequence is MEIESKLHAVDWIILSVTLIFIVAYGTYVTRKNDNVTDYIKGGSDSKWWTIGLSVMATQASAITFLSTPGQAFHSGMGFVQFYFGLPIAMVIICVVFIPIYHKLKVYTAYEFLEGRFDLKTRSLAAILFLIQRGLAAGITIFAPAIILSAVLGWDLLTLNIIIGFLVIIYTVSGGTKAVNVTQKQQMIIIFIGMLIAFFMIMSQLPENITFTKALEIAGASNKMKVLDFSFDLSNRYTVWTGILGGTFLMLSYFGTDQSQVQRYLSGKSVRESQLGLIFNGLLKVPMQFFILLIGVMVFVFYQFNASPLNFNPTANAAIANSEYVEEYQALKDEHTIIENDKRLLFSDGFQVEEKDRILELNTRDLELKAAAKEIIKKVDEKSIDKIESNDKDYVFIHFILNNLPRGLIGLLLAVILSAAMSSTASELNALASTTAIDLYKRNVKGDRSEEHYVKASKWFTLAWGIIAISVACVANLFDNLIQLVNIIGSIFYGNVLGIFLLAFFVKYVTGNAVFIAALITQALIIIVFLLDWLPYLWLNLLGCVLVMGIAIILQTFIPTKEGDNGDLETIGIE
- a CDS encoding PIG-L family deacetylase, yielding MKKTTIFIFTFLLISLSLFAQKPQKLTSNQIYEKIQKLNFLGTALYIAAHPDDENTRLIAYLANNVKARTGYLSLTRGDGGQNLIGPEIRELLGVIRTQELLAARSVDGGEQFFSRANDFGYSKHPDETLEIWNKKEVLSDVVWAIRTFKPDVIINRFDHRTPGTTHGHHTASAMLSVEAFDLANDKTKYAKQLKYTSVWQPKRLFQNTSSWFYRGREDEFKKATEGFTKFNIGVYYPLKGVSNNELASMASSQHLCQGFGRLTTRGEQTEYAELLKGNPLKDKTDIFSGINTTWNRVKNGGEIGTILYEIENNFDFVNPSKHLPKLMEAYQLIQELKDNHWRVIKEKQIKTIIEGCAGLYLEASAVSSSGTPNSTIEVNFEALNRSDVNIELTSITSTIDNKTVSKELDLELNKKINFKETINLKAKSFSDPYWLRKEASLGMYNVDDQLLIGNPETPRPAKIDFNLIIDDVAISITKNVVRRYAERDKGEIYEPFEILPRVTTKLKDKVLIFSDDVVKKVLVEVRAGANNVSGNVSLKVPTSWMVSPKEIAFNINQKNDKRTVAFFVTPPKNQSEGKLEVIATSEGKTYKKELIEINYNHIPKQSVLSNSEAKIVRLNIKKAGDKIGYIKGAGDVVPESLRQIGYFVENINPLEINEKNLLKYDAIVLGIRAYNVVKELKFKQKFLLEYVAKGGNMIVQYNTNRRVDVAAPFSLSLSRDRVTDEFAEVRILDKNNSLLNFPNKITNEDFKGWVQERGLYFPDYWSREYTPILSMNDKGETAKNGSLLIAKYGKGNYIYTGLSFFRELPAGVSGAYKLFANLLSVGKE
- the dnaN gene encoding DNA polymerase III subunit beta, which codes for MKFIVSSSQLLKQLQVLGGVINSNNTLPILDNFLFELSENELKVSASDLETTMSSVVEVESESSGSIAVSARLLLDTLKTFPNQPLTFKTEGDNAIEISSDQGKYDMAYFSGDEFPKAVSLPSPSKTVVPASILGTAISKTIFAAGNDDLRPVMSGVFFQFSSQSLTFVATDAHKLVKYSRTDVTADQTAEFIMPKKPLNLLKGILGGSDSEVTIEYNDANAKFTFDNIVLVCRLIDGKYPNYEAVIPKENPNKLTVDRASFLNSVRRVSIFSSKTTHQIRLKMAGTELNISAEDLDFSNKADERLSCDYQGDDMQIGFNSRFLSEMLNNLSSNEVLIEMSLPNRAGILTPIDGTDEGEQVTMLVMPVMLNN
- a CDS encoding class I SAM-dependent methyltransferase, whose product is MKEMWNNRYADDDYAYGTAPNQFFQETLDKYNIEGKILLPAEGEGRNAIYAAKKGLEVFAFDISIEGRNKALKLAKKENVAINYEVGAFFDLKLTKEKFDVAALIFAHFPPNISSKYHNKIAELIKPNGYLILEGFSKNHLELQKENPNAGGPKNIDMLFSVDAIKKEFPHFEIILLEEKEIELNEGKYHTAKSKVVRFIGRKTV
- a CDS encoding Gfo/Idh/MocA family protein, with protein sequence MKNKKIRWGIIGLGNIANKFATDLATIENAELVAVASRSQENADEFAKKHNSKKAYNSYLDLAKDAEVDAVYIATPHSFHKEHAILCLKNKKAVLCEKPFAMNLQEVEEMIGVAKENNVLLMEALWTYFLPHYTYVLESLKNEKFGKLLKLEADFGFSRAFDNNSRLFKKEVGGGSLLDIGIYPIFAALSTLGKPNSIKADATFFDNGADSECNMIFKYNETEALLKSTLVEDTATEATFTCERGIIKINTMFHMPTTVTITVNGKDEIIDFNYKTIGYNFETIHFNNLLRTNKKESDVMTFEFSRNLIKTLDSVRKIIGLEY